The Metarhizium brunneum chromosome 3, complete sequence DNA window CTCTGTCTATGCGTGATTTCAAGGGGTTGGGGGGCGACTCTCCGATGAGTAGGTGATGTCCATGGCGCCTGCGATTGGCTCTGTCTACTTGTGATATGAGAATGTGGTAGGGAGGTAGGTGTTGGTTCAGTGTTGGATTCGGGCGTTAGCAGAATAGCTGCGTCGTGTGGTCCGGTTGTAACGGGATGATGACCGAAAGAGTGGCGTCCAGCAGCATTACGATGTGCCTTTGCTCTGTTTAACGGTGCCGTGTAGTTTCGAACTGCGTCAAAGCTGGGAATCCTGTTTCGGGGGGTATACGAAGCAGTGTGCCGCTTCTTGTGACGGGCCAGCAAGTCCAGGCGAACAAACTTCTGATCACAATCACCAATGTCGCACTTGAATATTTCCTTTGGGTTGTCTATGCTTTTGTCAGTCACACAAAAAGTTATTTCCAGTAGAAAACCAGAGCCGTATCCATTCCGTGGGGTGCATCGCAGGGTCATGGCAGCTAAATTGGGGGTGTAGGCGGGGGGAATGTCTTACGATTCAATTCGTGGCGTTGCAAATGCTCAGCCCTCGAATAAATCTTGTCGCAACCCGGATGTTCGCAGGGAAAGCGTCTCGGGGCACCCTTGCGACTTGCACGCTTATATCCTCCACTGGCTGATATGGAGCCCTTTAAAGGCGACATCTCTGGTGAGGCCATCTCCAGACGTCCGTTCGACTTGGTCGTCCCGCAATGCAGCAGAGGCCGGCTCGGCATGCAGGGGAACCAACAATCCCGTCGATATACGCACCCGTGCCGCAGTTGGCAACCCCAATCCAGAAGCGTGCAGGAACGATGCAAGAATGAAGAAGCTTGGGGCAGAGGATGTTGTGTCAAGAGTCCAGCTTGGGCGCAGTATTGGCAGGCATTCGCGGGGTGTCACCGTCCCACGTTTTCTGGGGTGACCCCCACGTAGCTGGCAATCCCCAGGAACAGACAGCAGAAGCGGCTCTTTGTTGAAAGGGGAAACATGAAAGGATGGATGTGGGGGCCGAGGCAACTCGATAGTACTACCACCAATTTTGATTATCGGAATTCCCGTTGCTCGGCGCGGTCCCCGGTCAAGGCCAGGACAGACAGGCCGGTTCCTAGTTGCTGTCAGGCACGATGCTAGGCCTCGCCCGAAGAGAGAAATTGTGGCTTTGAAGTATTCTTTGGTCCCGAACTTTGCTTTTGAGAGGGAGAGGAGCTTGCCTCCCCTACTACTTAAGTATCCATGGTTCCCTTTGGGCATCGCCTGTCATGGATTCATGGCAACCAAATCAAGCGGCCACTATCCGATAGACTTGTTACATTACCACTCCGAGGTGAGGACACCACCTTACGAAACAGGTTTTCGCGAGAACTATTCGCCGCTTGCCAAAAGTCTGCATAGTCTGTGGAATGTGTGATTGATAACACGCCAAGAGGGGACGGGCCTAGTGCGCATCTCCCTATAAACTGCTCAGGTCGTTGTCTCCTGCCATCAGTTCTATCCCGCTCTTGTTCCCAAACAACATTTTAACTTTTGGTAAATCTCCCGACCGTGTCTATATACTTTTCGGGGAATTTTCTGCATCTTCCCGCTGGCTCTTCCCGTGGCTGCTGCGTTCATCTGATTTTGCTGCTAGATTCTGGGGAAATGTAACGTATGTCTTCCCCTGGGGCGGATTGGgtccgtcaccaccatcagcCCCTGCCTTCTTCCTGTCGCAGTACCAAAATCTGAAAGAACCTTCCTTATTGTGGCGTCCATGTGATGTGAAAAGCCGCGTTACATTATGCAGCCTCTCCCTGCTCCCTatcatcttcatccccgGCGAGCTCAATCGACTCGGCTGCATTGGCCAGACCGCTCTCCTCGTTGTTGTTTTCAAGCATGCCGGCAGACTCTAGGAAATACTCGGCAACCTCCCGCTTATCGTTGAAATTGGCCAGGTCCAGCGGGACGTAATTTCTCTCATttgccaaggctggcgaGGCACCATGGTCCATTAGAAGTTTGACGGTATCAAGATGGCCGCCAAGAGCTGCCCAGTGCAGGCCAGTGTTTCCGTGCTCATTAGCTTCATCAATGAACGCCTgcttttcttcctttggcCTGCCATCAAAGCAACGAAGCAATTCCCGTACAGTCTCTGGGGGGGCCACAGTTAGCGTTTCGTAATGCAAATTACCGAGCAATTCTGAAACCTGGTCGCCAAGTCGGGGTTTTTCCTTCATTTCACTTCGACATACCCAGGTGGCCATTCCCAGTTGCCATATGCAAGGCTGTTGATTTGCCTTCATCCTTGGCCGCGATCAGGATCTCGGCATGTGACACCTTCTCTCGCTCTGCTAGGGCGGCAAGAGACTCCTTCAGTTCATCGTTTTCTCCAACTCGAGCGAGGTAAATGAGATCATCGATCTCATCCTCCGATAGTGTCGGTGCCATGGTCAATTGTGCTGGATCAACAGACGTGCGAAAAGTTTCACAAAATTTTGTTTTCGGTGAGGGGACTGTGTGGTTTTGCAGCCCCGCAGTTTTCGCACCGTAGGACCCAGTCCAGCCAGTGATCCCGCAGCGCTGAGGAGCTTTTGCTCCAGGGTAGGAACCGGACACTGCACAGTGCACGCTCTTCCAGGTCAAcatcaaaaaggccaaaaggGCCAGGTATTCCGAAACTAAAACCGCTTGGTTCAACGGCTGTTACTAGTGCGCTACCAAGTATTCATCTCAATCTGGATTTGCGTATCAAGCCAACTGTCTAGGTTCCCTGAGTCATCCAAGAGCTGTATTTCTGCCTTGTATCCCAGCACTTGCATATACTGTAGCTCCCGCCTCAGCGATCCAATGGTGACGCCGTCCTCCGTTTCAAACGCTTTGAGTGTGTCAACAATCATTTTTCGATCTCTAAGTGTGAGGGCCACGGCTGCACTTTGGGCTGTGAATGAGGTGAGGGCTGGTGTGCTGCTCGATGTCGGAGGGGGCTGACTGCTGCCACTATTGGAGGTCTGTAGAACTCTGTCCATGGCTGCCAAGTGACTTGATCTGATGCC harbors:
- the YAR1 gene encoding Ankyrin repeat-containing protein YAR1 gives rise to the protein MAPTLSEDEIDDLIYLARVGENDELKESLAALAEREKVSHAEILIAAKDEGKSTALHMATGNGHLETVRELLRCFDGRPKEEKQAFIDEANEHGNTGLHWAALGGHLDTVKLLMDHGASPALANERNYVPLDLANFNDKREVAEYFLESAGMLENNNEESGLANAAESIELAGDEDDREQGEAA